Within the Calditrichota bacterium genome, the region TCCAGGTCCGCGTCCTCGTGGACGATGGCGGCGGCATTTCCGCCAAGCTCTAAGGTCACCTTCTTCTTGCCGGCCAGGCTCTTGAGCCGCCAGCCAACTTCGGCACTCCCCGTGAAGGTGAGCATCGCCACGCCGGGTTCGGTGGCCAGTATCTCGCCCACCTGTGCCGGACAAGGCACGACATTGAACGCACCGGGCGGCGCCCCAGCGGCGGTGACAATCTCGCCCAGCTTTATGGCAGTCACTGGCGTGAAGGACGAGGGCTTGAGCACCATGGTGTTGCCGGAAGCTAAGCAAGGTGCCAGCTTGTGACACACCAGGTTCAGCGGAAAGTTGAAGGGCGAGATTGCCCCGATGACGCCGATGGGGTACCGGCGCGTGTAGCCGAAATGCCCCTTGGCCGTTGGCAAAAGGTCCAGGGGGATCACCTCCCCGGCGATGCGCTTTGCTTCCTCGGCAGCGACGGTGAAGGTGTAGATGGCCCTGTCCACTTCCCCTTGGGCGAAGCGTATAGGCTTGCCCGCCTCAGCGACGATGGTTTCGGCCAGCTCCTTGGCCCTTTTGCGCATGCCGGCAACAATCCCCTGCAACAGGGCCACCCGCTCGTACGGTGGCATGCGGCGCGTGGTGTCGAAGGCGCGTCGCGCCGCAGCTATGGCTGCAGAAAGGTCAGCCGGTGAACCGCGCGCCACCGCGGCTATCCGCTGGCCAGAAAACGGGTTGGTCACGGCGAAAGTGTCTTTCCCCTCCCGCCATTCGCCGTCGATGAGCATACGGTAGCGTTTGGCCATGGTCATCCTCCCTCATGCCAGGTGCAGAGCCGGCGCAAACACGCCGTATTTTACGACACCGCACGACAATTGTCAACTGTTTTTTTCGAAAAGAAAAAGGCCGCCGGCTGACCAGCGGCCTCATGGGGCGCACTTTCCACACGGCCTCGCCAGGCGATCACTCCACCACCACAGCGGTGCCGTAAGCGAGAATCTCGGCGGCAGCCGACATGACCATCGAGGTGCTGAAGCGAACGCCCACCACTGCGTTGGCCCCCAATGCTTTGGCCTGCTCGACCATGCGGTCCACGGCCTGCTCGCGCGCTTCGGACAACATCTTCGTGTAGTCGACGATCTCGCCGCCAACCACGTTGCGCAGCGCCGCCATAAAGTCGTGGCCAATGTGGCGGGCGCGAATGGTGTTGCCGCGCACCAAGCCCAGGTAACGAACCACCTTCTTGCCAGCAATGGTCTCCGTTGTGGCAATGTACATATTTCTTCCTCCCTCACCTCAACGTACAAAGCGGTACCGGTCCCGTTTCCAGAAGTACAGGCGCTCGCGGACGACCGACAGCAGAAGCAAAACGAACCCCGCGATGGCGGCCAGGATAGCGACCTTCAGAGAGATCGCCAACGAGGGGTCGCGAATGAGACTTTCCACTGCCTTAAACCCCGCGAAGATGAGCAGGGCAGCAGCGCTCACCGCCAGCAGCACCGCGCCGAGGCCCCGCTCGATGCGATTGTACACCCGCGACCAGTACTCCTGCCAGATCCTGCTCTCTGGTTCCATGAGCGTCACTCCTTCCGTCACCTCTTTCAGTTGCCTGAACCCCTCCAGCTCCTTGGCACAGGCGTAACACCTTGCCAGGTGGCGCTCGAGGTCTATCTTCTGAGCCTCTTCTATCTCCCCGTCGAGAAGGGCCATCATCAGCGGCCTGGCCTCCTCACATTTCATGCGGATCACCTCCTTGCTCCCGCTCCAACAGCGCCTTGAGCGCTCGCCGGGCGTGGTAAAGCCGTGACATCACCGTACCCAGTGGTAAGAAAAGGAGCGCAGCCATCTCCGTGTACGACAACTGCTGGAAGTGGCGCAACACGATGATCTCCCGGTACTTGTCGGGCAGGCGACCTATGGCTCGCCACACGCGCTGCGCCGTCTCGTTGCGCTCGACGATCACTTCCGGATCATAGTCCAATTCTGTAGCCACGTCGAGTTCGCCGTTCTCCACTTCCTCCAGTGCCTGGAGGCGCTGTGCCCGCCGCGCGCGCAGGTGGTTGAAGCAGAGGTTGCGCAACAGCTGGTAGAACCAGGGCAGGAACGGCCTTTCTGGGTCAAACAACCGAATGTGCTGGTAGGCCCTGACAAACGCTTCCTGTGACAGATCCA harbors:
- a CDS encoding zf-HC2 domain-containing protein, which gives rise to MKCEEARPLMMALLDGEIEEAQKIDLERHLARCYACAKELEGFRQLKEVTEGVTLMEPESRIWQEYWSRVYNRIERGLGAVLLAVSAAALLIFAGFKAVESLIRDPSLAISLKVAILAAIAGFVLLLLSVVRERLYFWKRDRYRFVR
- a CDS encoding aldehyde dehydrogenase family protein, with protein sequence MAKRYRMLIDGEWREGKDTFAVTNPFSGQRIAAVARGSPADLSAAIAAARRAFDTTRRMPPYERVALLQGIVAGMRKRAKELAETIVAEAGKPIRFAQGEVDRAIYTFTVAAEEAKRIAGEVIPLDLLPTAKGHFGYTRRYPIGVIGAISPFNFPLNLVCHKLAPCLASGNTMVLKPSSFTPVTAIKLGEIVTAAGAPPGAFNVVPCPAQVGEILATEPGVAMLTFTGSAEVGWRLKSLAGKKKVTLELGGNAAAIVHEDADLDFAASRLALGGFAYAGQVCIAVQRIFVHRRVFDGFTERLLEATRKTMVGDPADPDTVCGPMITEQAAITAQQWIQEALAAGAQLLTGGERDGAMLEPTVLTKTTPDMKVRSEEVFAPIVTVDPYETFDEAVAAVNESRFGLQAAVFTNDIRLIMQAHDEIVVGGLVVNDYPTFRIDHMPYGGVKDSGFGREGLKYAIEEMTEPRLLVLNLPQKSG
- a CDS encoding sigma-70 family RNA polymerase sigma factor, which gives rise to MEVATDTALPESRRLEREAVVRCQRGDARAFRVLVERYQRLAYSVALGLVGCHDDALDLSQEAFVRAYQHIRLFDPERPFLPWFYQLLRNLCFNHLRARRAQRLQALEEVENGELDVATELDYDPEVIVERNETAQRVWRAIGRLPDKYREIIVLRHFQQLSYTEMAALLFLPLGTVMSRLYHARRALKALLEREQGGDPHEM
- a CDS encoding YbjQ family protein, yielding MYIATTETIAGKKVVRYLGLVRGNTIRARHIGHDFMAALRNVVGGEIVDYTKMLSEAREQAVDRMVEQAKALGANAVVGVRFSTSMVMSAAAEILAYGTAVVVE